From Medicago truncatula cultivar Jemalong A17 chromosome 7, MtrunA17r5.0-ANR, whole genome shotgun sequence, a single genomic window includes:
- the LOC11431570 gene encoding probable serine/threonine-protein kinase PIX13, whose protein sequence is MVSVMSIDIFKKIQGSLMKWMLILSYLVFMIESGVHDKTLEPPLLSAARSPLAAVFVHDLPLPGNSHGSKYALSRGAPIATLSLDSSPSYGPFINPGQPPKSSHFSIPFKKRSEWKLPISGFKNIAPIHSTEAAAPSALPQPPLTHHASNCCKQDMVLKRGSKGCHCVYPIKIDILLLNVSQNPDWDKFLDELAGQLGLQNNTQIDLINFYVINFSTLNISMDITPHKGISFSANEASRINSSLSMHKVRLDPRLVGGYKLLNIIWFEPPPPTQAPTLTASPEKAPLYHSPTATSPSSSTRGGHSNLFLILGIAIGMLFIAIVSILIFCLCTLLRKEKTPPIETEKPRIESAVSAGGSISHPTSTRFIAYEELREATNNFESASVLGEGGFGKVFKGILSDGTSVAIKRLTNGGQQGDKEFLAEVEMLSRLHHRNLVKLVGYYSNRESSQNLLCYELVPNGSLEAWLHGPMGINCPLDWDTRMKIALDAARGLSYLHEDSQPCVIHRDFKASNILLENNFHAKVADFGLAKQAPEGGANYLSTRVMGTFGYVAPEYAMTGHLLVKSDVYSYGVVLLELLTGRTPVDMSQPGGQENLVTWARPILRDKDRLDEIADPKLEGKYPKEDFVRVCTIAAACVAPEANQRPTMGEVVQSLKMVQRITEYNDSVLASSNTQTNLRQSSSTFEFDGTSSVFSSGPYSGLSAAFDNDNISRTVVFSEDLHEGR, encoded by the exons ATGGTGTCGGTCATGTCAATCG ATATATTCAAAAAGATTCAAGGCTCATTGATGAAATGGATGCTTATACTATCTTACCTGGTATTTATGATCGAGTCTGGTGTACATGATAAAACACTGGAACCTCCATTGCTATCCGCAGCTAGATCACCTTTGGCTGCTGTTTTTGTTCATGATCTGCCTCTACCAGGAAATTCCCACGGGTCCAAGTACGCGCTTTCTCGTGGTGCACCAATTGCAACACTGTCACTGGACAGTTCTCCTTCATATGGTCCTTTCATAAATCCTGGCCAACCCCCAAAAAGTTCCCATTTTTCCATCCCATTCAAGAAGAGGAGTGAATGGAAACTCCCAATTTCTGGCTTTAAAAATATTGCACCTATTCATTCTACGGAAGCTGCAGCCCCTTCTGCTTTGCCTCAGCCACCGTTGACCCATCATGCTTCCA ATTGTTGTAAACAAGACATGGTGTTGAAACGAGGCAGTAAAGGTTGCCACTGTGTATATCCCATAAAGATAGACATTCTTCTTTTGAATGTCTCTCAGAATCCTGATTGGGATAAATTTCTTGATGAGCTAGCTGGCCAGCTAGGGTTGCAAAATAATACCCAGATTGACCTGATAAACTTTTATGTGATCAACTTCTCAACATTAAATATCTCGATGGATATTACTCCACATAAAGGCATCAGTTTCTCTGCCAATGAAGCTTCTAGAATAAACTCTTCGCTTTCAATGCATAAGGTTCGACTAGACCCTAGATTAGTAGGTGGGTACAAACTCCTCAACATAATCTGGTTTGAACCTCCACCACCGACTCAAG CTCCTACTTTAACTGCATCGCCGGAGAAAGCACCTTTGTATCATTCACCTACAGCTACATCACCAAGTTCTTCAACTAGGGGAGGGCATTCAAATCTATTTCTTATTCTTGGAATTGCTATTGGCATGCTCTTCATTGCAATCGTGTCTATATTAATATTCTGTTTATGCACGTTACTGCGGAAGGAAAAAACACCCCCCATAGAAACTG AAAAGCCAAGGATAGAAAGTGCTGTTTCAGCTGGGGGTTCTATTTCCCACCCAACCAGTACACGGTTTATTGCTTATGAAGAACTTCGAGAAGCCACAAACAACTTTGAATCTGCAAGTGTACTTGGAGAAGGAGGGTTTGGTAAAGTTTTTAAAGGCATCTTAAGTGATGGTACTTCTGTTGCAATTAAGAGGCTTACAAATGGAGGGCAACAGGGTGACAAAGAGTTTTTGGCCGAGGTTGAAATGCTTAGCCGGTTGCATCATCGTAACCTTGTAAAACTAGTGGGATACTATAGTAATCGTGAGTCGTCACAAAACCTACTTTGCTACGAGCTTGTTCCTAATGGAAGTTTGGAGGCTTGGCTTCATG GTCCCATGGGAATAAATTGTCCTTTGGATTGGGACACTCGAATGAAGATTGCTCTTGATGCTGCACGAGGACTTTCGTACCTGCATGAAGACTCACAGCCATGTGTAATACACAGAGATTTTAAGGCATCCAACATATTACTCGAGAACAATTTTCATGCTAAGGTTGCAGATTTTGGTCTTGCTAAGCAAGCACCTGAAGGAGGAGCTAATTATTTGTCTACCCGTGTCATGGGCACATTTGG ATATGTAGCTCCTGAGTATGCCATGACTGGACACCTACTTGTTAAAAGTGATGTTTATAGCTATGGAGTTGTCTTGCTAGAACTGCTCACTGGAAGGACACCTGTGGATATGTCACAGCCAGGTGGACAAGAGAACCTTGTTACTTGG GCCAGGCCAATCCTTAGAGATAAGGACCGGCTGGACGAGATTGCCGATCCAAAGCTTGAGGGAAAGTACCCAAAGGAAGATTTTGTACGTGTGTGCACCATTGCAGCGGCATGTGTTGCTCCTGAAGCAAACCAACGACCCACCATGGGTGAAGTGGTGCAATCACTTAAAATGGTGCAGCGCATCACAGAGTACAACGATTCTGTATTAGCCTCATCCAATACACAGACCAATTTGAGACAGTCATCTAGCACTTTTGAGTTTGATGGAACATCTTCAGTGTTTTCTTCAGGCCCTTACTCTGGTCTAAGTGCTGCCTTTGACAATGACAACATTTCTAGAACAGTGGTTTTCTCGGAAGATCTTCATGAAGGACGATGA
- the LOC11432035 gene encoding DEAD-box ATP-dependent RNA helicase 24, whose amino-acid sequence MSKRKFGFEGFGINRQSTYSFERSQPPQRLYVPPSSRKSHDNFEDNDLDNIEYDDDSREEQSNNDDNAGGGGGGEEDEIDPLDAFMEGIHEEMKSAPPPKPKEKVEDRYKDDLEDDPMESFLRAKKDLGLTLASDALHAGYDSDEEVYAAAKAVDAGLIDYDSDDNPIVLDKKKIEPIAPLDHNEIDYEPFNKDFYEESPSISGMSEQDVIDYRKSLAIRVSGFEVPKPVKTFEDCGFAPQIMGAIKKQGYEKPTSIQCQALPVVLSGRDIIGIAKTGSGKTAAFVLPMIVHIMDQPELQKEEGPIGVICAPTRELAHQIYLEAKKFAKAYGIRVSAVYGGMSKLEQFKELKAGCEIVVATPGRLIDMLKMKALAMLRATYLVLDEADRMFDLGFEPQVRSIVGQIRPDRQTLLFSATMPRKVEKLAREILSDPIRVTVGEVGMANEDITQVVQVIPSDSEKLPWLLEKLHEMIDQGDTLVFASKKATVDEIEVQLGQRGFKVAALHGDKDQSSRMDILQKFKSGAYHVLIATDVAARGLDIKSIKTVVNFDIAKDMDMHVHRIGRTGRAGDKDGVAYTLITQKEARFAGELVNSLVAAGQNVSTELMDLAMKDGRFRSKRDARKGGGRKGKGRGGGAGGKGVRGVDFGLGIGYSTDSNNAPSNAVPGRSAAVNSLRTGMMSQFRSSFVAASSTSQNEGFSNNTSMAVNKRPTLAGFVSGGSIGGDINTHQQTASYNPAPSAVNSTSQSSGVNPGQNNTNSSKPRERRRPSGWDR is encoded by the exons ATGTCGAAGAGAAAGTTCGGATTCGAAGGTTTCGGCATAAACCGTCAATCAACCTACAGTTTCGAACGATCTCAACCTCCTCAACGTCTCTACGTTCCTCCTTCATCTCGTAAAAGCCACGACAATTTCGAAGACAACGACCTTGATAACATCGAGTACGATGATGATTCCAGAGAAGAACAATCAAACAATGATGATAACgccggtggtggtggtggtggtgaagaGGACGAAATCGATCCATTAGATGCATTCATGGAAGGAATACACGAGGAGATGAAATCGGCGCCGCCCCCGAAGCCGAAGGAGAAGGTGGAAGATAGATATAAAGATGATTTAGAGGATGATCCAATGGAGAGTTTTTTGAGGGCGAAGAAGGATTTAGGGTTGACGTTGGCGTCGGATGCGTTGCATGCTGGATATGATTCTGATGAGGAGGTTTATGCTGCTGCTAAAGCTGTGGATGCTggtttgattgattatgattctGATGATAATCCTATTGTTCTTgataagaagaaaattgaaccTATTGCTCCTCTTGATCAtaatgaaattgattatgaaCCGTTTAATAAGGATTTTTATGAGGAGTCACCTTCAATATCAG GTATGAGTGAGCAAGATGTAATTGATTACAGGAAGAGTTTGGCTATTCGGGTATCAGGTTTTGAAGTTCCTAAGCCAGTAAAAACATTTGAGGACTGTGGGTTTGCTCCACAAATTATGGGTGCTATAAAGAAACAAGGTTATGAGAAGCCGACGTCTATACAATGCCAAGCTTTACCGGTTGTGCTTTCTGGTAGAGATATCATTGGCATAGCGAAAACTGGTTCTGGTAAAACTGCTGCTTTTGTGCTTCCTATGATCGTGCATATCATGGATCAGCCTGAACTTCAGAAGGAGGAAGGTCCTATAGGAGTCATATGTGCACCTACCAGAGAATTGGCACATCAGATATATCTTGAGGCCAAGAAATTTGCTAAAGCATATGGAATACGTGTCTCTGCTGTCTATGGTGGAATGTCAAAACTTGAACAGTTCAAAGAACTCAAGGCAGGCTGTGAGATAGTTGTTGCCACGCCTGGAAGATTGATAGACATGCTAAAAATGAAGGCGTTGGCAATGCTCAGAGCAACTTACCTGGTGCTTGATGAGGCTGATCGAATGTTTGATCTTGGATTTGAGCCGCAAGTAAGGTCCATTGTTGGTCAGATTAGGCCAGACCGCCAAACCTTGCTCTTCTCTGCAACAATGCCTCGCAAAGTCGAAAAGTTAGCCAGGGAAATCCTTTCCGATCCTATCAGAGTGACAGTGGGAGAGGTGGGGATGGCAAATGAAGATATTACTCAAGTTGTTCAAGTAATTCCTTCTGATTCTGAGAAATTGCCGTGGCTTCTGGAGAAATTGCACGAAATGATTGATCAAGGTGATACATTAGTTTTTGCTTCCAAAAAGGCCACTGTGGATGAAATTGAAGTACAATTGGGTCAGAGAGGCTTTAAAGTTGCTGCCCTGCATGGTGATAAGGATCAATCTTCTCGTATGGATATTTTACAGAAATTTAAATCTGGCGCCTACCATGTACTTATTGCAACTGATGTTGCCGCTCGTGGTCTTGACATTAAGTCAATTAAAACCGTGGTTAACTTTGATATTGCTAAAGATATGGACATGCATGTTCATCGCATTGGAAGAACAGGTCGTGCTGGTGACAAGGACGGAGTTGCATACACTCTTATAACTCAAAAAGAAGCACGGTTTGCTGGTGAATTGGTTAATAGCTTAGTTGCTGCGGGTCAGAATGTGTCCACAGAGTTGATGGATCTTGCTATGAAG GATGGGAGATTCAGGTCAAAACGTGATGCTAGAAAAGGAG GCGGGAGAAAAGGCAAAGGCAGAGGTGGGGGTGCAGGTGGCAAAGGTGTGCGTGGAGTGGATTTTGGCTTGGGCATTGGATATAGTACAGATTCAAACAATGCACCGTCTAACGCAGTTCCAGGTCGGTCTGCCGCTGTAAATTCTCTGCGAACAGGAATGATGTCCCAATTTAGGAGTAGCTTTGTTGCTGCATCATCAACCTCCCAAAATGAAGGATTCAGTAATAATACAAGCATGGCTGTTAATAAGAGACCAACACTTGCTGGCTTTGTATCTGGTGGATCAATTGGCGGCGATATAAATACTCATCAGCAAACTGCTTCATACAATCCTGCTCCTTCAGCTGTAAATTCGACTAGTCAAAGTTCTGGAGTAAATCCTGGTCAGAACAACACAAACAG TTCTAAACCTAGAGAAAGGCGAAGGCCATCAGGTTGGGATAGATAG